One window of the Aquificaceae bacterium genome contains the following:
- a CDS encoding COX15/CtaA family protein — translation MLRLFLGLAILFTYIVMIWGGAVRSTDSGLACPDWPLCYGNFQLPKDTSAKLEMGHRTVSGLAGIFVFLTFFLLWFKYKTAPKSAKIASLVALLFTVSAALTGMKMIRLEAPNLKYVSHMLLESFHIYESMIILGALVLTYRFLQRDENPSGGVPLWAYAFALTTMITGVLVRYTGSGEACGHEWPTCAGKLIPDLTNWQVALQFAHRNIAYVTWLAFLLAMVSNFNRTTLTAFVFINLQFLFAISMVVSGFFLPLVFLDTAMGFFLFAWLTYNLQLSKTPEPRVKPAW, via the coding sequence ATGCTGAGGCTATTCTTAGGACTTGCTATACTTTTCACATACATAGTGATGATATGGGGAGGAGCGGTAAGGTCCACAGACTCTGGGCTTGCCTGTCCCGATTGGCCCCTTTGCTATGGTAACTTTCAACTACCAAAGGATACCTCCGCAAAGTTAGAAATGGGACACAGAACAGTCAGCGGGCTTGCAGGTATTTTTGTATTCCTTACCTTTTTCCTTTTATGGTTCAAATACAAGACCGCTCCAAAATCCGCAAAGATAGCATCTCTTGTTGCCTTGCTCTTTACCGTATCCGCTGCACTTACAGGGATGAAGATGATAAGGTTAGAAGCTCCAAACCTCAAATATGTGTCTCATATGCTCCTTGAATCCTTCCACATATACGAATCCATGATAATTCTTGGTGCTTTGGTTTTAACTTACAGATTTTTGCAAAGGGATGAAAACCCTTCTGGTGGTGTGCCTCTTTGGGCTTATGCCTTCGCCCTTACCACTATGATAACCGGTGTCCTTGTGCGATACACAGGTTCTGGTGAAGCCTGTGGTCATGAGTGGCCTACCTGTGCGGGAAAGCTAATACCAGACCTTACTAACTGGCAGGTTGCCCTTCAATTTGCTCACAGAAACATAGCCTATGTTACGTGGCTTGCCTTTCTTTTGGCTATGGTGTCTAACTTTAACAGGACAACCCTTACCGCTTTTGTTTTTATAAACCTTCAGTTCCTGTTCGCCATTTCCATGGTAGTATCTGGCTTTTTCCTCCCACTTGTGTTTCTTGACACTGCCATGGGCTTTTTCCTTTTTGCTTGGCTTACATACAACCTTCAACTTAGTAAAACTCCAGAGCCAAGGGTAAAACCTGCATGGTGA
- the galU gene encoding UTP--glucose-1-phosphate uridylyltransferase GalU, which produces MEVRKAVLPVAGWGTRFLPATKAMPKEMFPIIDKPVIQFIVEECLDAGIDNIIFVTGRHKRPIEHHFDINTDLEKHLEQCGKTELLKNIMEISRLINPIYIRQKEQLGLGHAVLVAEPAVGYEPFIVCLGDVILRDEDNVLRKMMDVYKRFGKSVIAVFEVEQREVSKYGIIDGRHIEKDIYIIDDLVEKPKLEEAPSRLAIVGRYLFTPRIFEKLKITPPGKGGEIQLTDAIRLLLEEEAVYAIKIDSRVYDTGTPMGYIQTILEFALQREDLREELLRYIKELTIETTEV; this is translated from the coding sequence TGTTTCCTATAATTGACAAGCCTGTCATACAGTTTATCGTGGAAGAGTGCCTTGATGCTGGCATTGACAATATTATATTCGTCACAGGAAGACATAAAAGACCCATTGAACACCACTTTGATATAAACACAGACCTTGAAAAGCACTTAGAACAATGCGGAAAAACAGAGCTTTTGAAAAACATAATGGAGATAAGCAGGTTAATAAATCCCATATATATAAGACAAAAGGAACAGCTCGGACTCGGTCATGCGGTGCTTGTGGCAGAGCCTGCGGTGGGTTATGAGCCTTTTATAGTGTGCCTGGGAGACGTGATACTCAGAGATGAGGATAATGTGCTAAGAAAAATGATGGACGTATACAAGAGGTTTGGTAAAAGTGTGATAGCAGTCTTTGAAGTGGAACAGAGGGAGGTTTCAAAATATGGCATTATAGACGGCAGGCATATTGAAAAGGACATATACATAATAGATGACCTTGTGGAAAAGCCAAAGCTTGAAGAAGCCCCTTCAAGACTTGCCATAGTAGGTAGGTATCTCTTTACTCCAAGGATATTTGAAAAACTTAAGATAACACCGCCCGGTAAGGGAGGTGAGATACAGCTTACCGACGCCATAAGACTACTTCTTGAAGAAGAAGCGGTCTATGCCATAAAGATTGACTCAAGGGTCTACGACACGGGAACACCTATGGGATACATACAGACCATCCTTGAATTTGCATTGCAGAGGGAAGACCTCAGGGAGGAATTGCTAAGGTATATAAAAGAGCTTACCATTGAGACCACTGAGGTATAA